In one Zalophus californianus isolate mZalCal1 chromosome 10, mZalCal1.pri.v2, whole genome shotgun sequence genomic region, the following are encoded:
- the DCST1 gene encoding E3 ubiquitin-protein ligase DCST1 isoform X2, translating into MAGTFPQDGATGKRRKLPHTSLFQLLVNPMDIYEDQKMVALYSVVGLGALGWGTSPHIRCASLLLVPKMLGREGRLFVLGYALAAIYEGPAANLRYNLNEVIASLGCTVELQVNNSRAAWRVSTAPLRAVFKDLLGSKDSLKAETQNISKSFEDLDAQVNSDTGYTAENTTGFEGAARSVETHRALAPRHRLSTQKMYELKTKLHCSHVVDRAILSCRRWFDHKHERCMQRIWVPLLKHLLCLPMKFKFFCGIAKAMEVWCRHRIPVEGNFGQTYDSLNQSIHDLEGEFSATIELKEGKQAAVLGLNPSWEHMSTELRDYVRHQEAQLEWALGLLRALFSCTFLLVLHASFSYADSYNGDIRFDNIYISTYFCQIDERRRKLGKRTLLPLRKAEKKTVIFPCNPSVQASEMRNVVRELVETLPVLLLLLLLCGLDWALYSAFDTIRHHSFLQYSFRSSHKLEVKVGGDSMLARLLRKTIGALNTSSGTVVQSNNMACLPQPVSLDARAYVRAALPISLLLCLCLLQAFAYRLRRVIAAFYFPKREKKRILFLYNELLRKRAAFTQLRRAAILRRAQQQKAPRHRLADVLLRRCPLLRHWLRGRCVVCQAPETPESYVCPTPDCAAVYCRPCWDDMRRRCPACTPREELSSSAYSDSNDDATYAE; encoded by the exons ATGGCCGGCACATTTCCTCAGGACGGAGCGACGGGGAAAAGGAGGAAGCTCCCCCACACCA GTCTCTTTCAGCTCCTGGTGAACCCTATGGACATCTACGAGGATCAGAAGATGGTGGCGTTGTACAGCGTGGTGG GCTTGGGCGCGCTGGGCTGGGGGACCTCCCCTCACATCCGCTGTGCCAGCCTCCTGCTGGTGCCCAAgatgctgggcagggagggccGGCTCTTCGTGCTGGGATACGCCTTGGCCGCCATCTACGAGG GACCCGCGGCCAACTTGCGCTACAACCTGAACGAAGTGATCGCGTCGCTGGGCTGCACTGTAGAGTTACAGGTCAACAACAGCCGCGCAGCCTGGCGCGTCTCCACAGCCCCGCTGCGGGCAGTGTTCAAGGACCTGCTG GGCAGCAAAGATTCGCTGAAAGCCGAAACTCAGAACATCTCCAAGTCTTTTGAGGACCTGGATGCCCAGGTGAACAGTGACACTGGCTACACGGCCGAGAACACCACGGGCTTCGAGGGGGCGGCCCGCAGCGTGGAGACTCACCGAGCTCTAGCTCCCAGGCACCGTCTCTCCACACAGAAGATGTATGAGCTGAAGACCAAACTGCACTGCTCCC ATGTGGTGGACCGGGCCATCCTCAGCTGCCGCCGCTGGTTTGACCACAAGCATGAACGGTGCATGCAGCGCATCTGGGTCCCGCTGCTCAAACACCTGCTCTGCTTGCCCATGAAGTTCAAGTTCTTCTGTGGCATCGCCAAGG CGATGGAGGTGTGGTGCCGCCACCGTATCCCGGTTGAAGGCAACTTTGGGCAGACGTACGACTCCCTCAACCAGTCTATTCATGACCTGGAAGGGGAGTTTTCGGCCACCATTGAGCTCAAG GAAGGGAAGCAGGCAGCAGTGCTGGGCCTCAACCCAAGCTGGGAACACATGAGCACCGAGCTGCGGGACTATGTCCGCCACCAGGAGGCCCAGCTGGAGTGGGCCCTGGGGCTGCTGCGTGCGCTGTTCTCCTGCACCTTCCTGCTGGTCCTTCACGC GTCCTTCTCCTACGCGGACAGCTATAATGGCGACATCCGATTTGACAACATCTACATCAGTACCTACTTTTGTCAGATCGATGAGCGCAGGAGGAAGCTG GGCAAACGGACATTGCTACCACTGCGCAAAGCCGAGAAGAAAACCGTCATCTTCCCCTGCAACCCCTCGGTGCAGGCCTCGGAGATGAGAAACGTG GTGAGGGAGCTTGTGGAGACGCTGCCCGTTCTTCTCCTGCTACTACTGCTGTGCGGCCTGGACTGGGCCCTCTACTCCGCCTTTGACACCATCCGCCACCACTCCTTCCTGCAGTACTCCTTCCGCA GCAGCCACAAATTGGAGGTGAAAGTCGGGGGGGACTCCATGCTTGCCCGGCTTCTTCGGAAAACCATTGGAGCCCTGAACACGTCCTCGGGGACAGTGGTGCAATCAAACAACATGG CCTGCCTGCCCCAGCCTGTGAGCCTGGACGCCAGGGCTTACGTGAGAGCTGCACTCCCCATCAGCCtgctgctgtgtctctgtctgctCCAAGCCTTCGCCTACCGGCTCCGGAGGGTCATCGCTGCCTTCTACTTCCCCAAG cGCGAGAAGAAGCGGATCCTGTTCCTCTACAATGAGCTGCTGAGGAAGAGGGCAGCCTTCACGCAGCTGAGGAGGGCTGCCATCCTGAGGCGGGCACAACAGCAGAAGGCTCCA CGCCACCGCCTGGCCGACGTCCTGCTCCGCCGCTGCCCGCTCCTGCGCCACTGGTTGCGTGGGCGCTGCGTGGTGTGCCAGGCGCCCGAGACGCCCGAGTCCTACGTGTGCCCGACGCCGGACTGCGCGGCCGTGTACTGCCGGCCGTGCTGGGACGACATGCGGCGGCGGTGCCCCGCCTGCACCCCGCGCGAGGAGCTCTCGTCCTCCGCCTACAGCGACAGCAACGACGATGCCACCTACGCGGAGTGA
- the DCST1 gene encoding E3 ubiquitin-protein ligase DCST1 isoform X1 translates to MAGTFPQDGATGKRRKLPHTTVQRLLSWGLPVPCSRFLQREPGSFPIAAFLLGASSGGLLALGLFQLLVNPMDIYEDQKMVALYSVVGLGALGWGTSPHIRCASLLLVPKMLGREGRLFVLGYALAAIYEGPAANLRYNLNEVIASLGCTVELQVNNSRAAWRVSTAPLRAVFKDLLGSKDSLKAETQNISKSFEDLDAQVNSDTGYTAENTTGFEGAARSVETHRALAPRHRLSTQKMYELKTKLHCSHVVDRAILSCRRWFDHKHERCMQRIWVPLLKHLLCLPMKFKFFCGIAKAMEVWCRHRIPVEGNFGQTYDSLNQSIHDLEGEFSATIELKEGKQAAVLGLNPSWEHMSTELRDYVRHQEAQLEWALGLLRALFSCTFLLVLHASFSYADSYNGDIRFDNIYISTYFCQIDERRRKLGKRTLLPLRKAEKKTVIFPCNPSVQASEMRNVVRELVETLPVLLLLLLLCGLDWALYSAFDTIRHHSFLQYSFRSSHKLEVKVGGDSMLARLLRKTIGALNTSSGTVVQSNNMACLPQPVSLDARAYVRAALPISLLLCLCLLQAFAYRLRRVIAAFYFPKREKKRILFLYNELLRKRAAFTQLRRAAILRRAQQQKAPRHRLADVLLRRCPLLRHWLRGRCVVCQAPETPESYVCPTPDCAAVYCRPCWDDMRRRCPACTPREELSSSAYSDSNDDATYAE, encoded by the exons ATGGCCGGCACATTTCCTCAGGACGGAGCGACGGGGAAAAGGAGGAAGCTCCCCCACACCA ccgtGCAGAGGCTCCTGAGCTGGGGGCTGCCTGTCCCCTGCAGCCGGTTCCTGCAGCGCGAGCCGGGATCTTTTCCCATTGCCGCCTTCCTGCTGGGGGCGAGCTCCGGAGGGCTCCTGGCCCTGG GTCTCTTTCAGCTCCTGGTGAACCCTATGGACATCTACGAGGATCAGAAGATGGTGGCGTTGTACAGCGTGGTGG GCTTGGGCGCGCTGGGCTGGGGGACCTCCCCTCACATCCGCTGTGCCAGCCTCCTGCTGGTGCCCAAgatgctgggcagggagggccGGCTCTTCGTGCTGGGATACGCCTTGGCCGCCATCTACGAGG GACCCGCGGCCAACTTGCGCTACAACCTGAACGAAGTGATCGCGTCGCTGGGCTGCACTGTAGAGTTACAGGTCAACAACAGCCGCGCAGCCTGGCGCGTCTCCACAGCCCCGCTGCGGGCAGTGTTCAAGGACCTGCTG GGCAGCAAAGATTCGCTGAAAGCCGAAACTCAGAACATCTCCAAGTCTTTTGAGGACCTGGATGCCCAGGTGAACAGTGACACTGGCTACACGGCCGAGAACACCACGGGCTTCGAGGGGGCGGCCCGCAGCGTGGAGACTCACCGAGCTCTAGCTCCCAGGCACCGTCTCTCCACACAGAAGATGTATGAGCTGAAGACCAAACTGCACTGCTCCC ATGTGGTGGACCGGGCCATCCTCAGCTGCCGCCGCTGGTTTGACCACAAGCATGAACGGTGCATGCAGCGCATCTGGGTCCCGCTGCTCAAACACCTGCTCTGCTTGCCCATGAAGTTCAAGTTCTTCTGTGGCATCGCCAAGG CGATGGAGGTGTGGTGCCGCCACCGTATCCCGGTTGAAGGCAACTTTGGGCAGACGTACGACTCCCTCAACCAGTCTATTCATGACCTGGAAGGGGAGTTTTCGGCCACCATTGAGCTCAAG GAAGGGAAGCAGGCAGCAGTGCTGGGCCTCAACCCAAGCTGGGAACACATGAGCACCGAGCTGCGGGACTATGTCCGCCACCAGGAGGCCCAGCTGGAGTGGGCCCTGGGGCTGCTGCGTGCGCTGTTCTCCTGCACCTTCCTGCTGGTCCTTCACGC GTCCTTCTCCTACGCGGACAGCTATAATGGCGACATCCGATTTGACAACATCTACATCAGTACCTACTTTTGTCAGATCGATGAGCGCAGGAGGAAGCTG GGCAAACGGACATTGCTACCACTGCGCAAAGCCGAGAAGAAAACCGTCATCTTCCCCTGCAACCCCTCGGTGCAGGCCTCGGAGATGAGAAACGTG GTGAGGGAGCTTGTGGAGACGCTGCCCGTTCTTCTCCTGCTACTACTGCTGTGCGGCCTGGACTGGGCCCTCTACTCCGCCTTTGACACCATCCGCCACCACTCCTTCCTGCAGTACTCCTTCCGCA GCAGCCACAAATTGGAGGTGAAAGTCGGGGGGGACTCCATGCTTGCCCGGCTTCTTCGGAAAACCATTGGAGCCCTGAACACGTCCTCGGGGACAGTGGTGCAATCAAACAACATGG CCTGCCTGCCCCAGCCTGTGAGCCTGGACGCCAGGGCTTACGTGAGAGCTGCACTCCCCATCAGCCtgctgctgtgtctctgtctgctCCAAGCCTTCGCCTACCGGCTCCGGAGGGTCATCGCTGCCTTCTACTTCCCCAAG cGCGAGAAGAAGCGGATCCTGTTCCTCTACAATGAGCTGCTGAGGAAGAGGGCAGCCTTCACGCAGCTGAGGAGGGCTGCCATCCTGAGGCGGGCACAACAGCAGAAGGCTCCA CGCCACCGCCTGGCCGACGTCCTGCTCCGCCGCTGCCCGCTCCTGCGCCACTGGTTGCGTGGGCGCTGCGTGGTGTGCCAGGCGCCCGAGACGCCCGAGTCCTACGTGTGCCCGACGCCGGACTGCGCGGCCGTGTACTGCCGGCCGTGCTGGGACGACATGCGGCGGCGGTGCCCCGCCTGCACCCCGCGCGAGGAGCTCTCGTCCTCCGCCTACAGCGACAGCAACGACGATGCCACCTACGCGGAGTGA